In Besnoitia besnoiti strain Bb-Ger1 chromosome Unknown contig00146, whole genome shotgun sequence, the following proteins share a genomic window:
- a CDS encoding cytochrome b6 subfamily protein (encoded by transcript BESB_027070), with product FVPYLPYYLIGLIFLQTAFGLIELSHPDNSIPVNRFVTPLHIVPEWYFLAYYAVLKVIPSKTGGLLVFMLSTCQ from the coding sequence tttgttccctatctaccatattatctaattggtttaattttcttacaaacggcttttggtttgattgaattatcgcacccagataactccataccagtgaaccggtttgtaactccgcttcatatcgtacctgaatggtactttttagcatattatgcggtgttaaaagtaatcccatccaaaaccggtggtttgttagtatttatgttatcaacatgtcaatga